In the genome of Mangifera indica cultivar Alphonso chromosome 9, CATAS_Mindica_2.1, whole genome shotgun sequence, the window ttgagccaaactcaaatcaaattaagttgaattatttttatttgagccaaactcgagtcaaacttaattttgaattgacaaacttgaaccaaactatttttaattcaaattgaatttgggCTAAAGGGTGTTTAAACTCGGTGTAGCCTGACTTGAATCCACCCTTAGGCATTTATGTAGAGTCAAAACTCATCAAATTTATTGACAATCACATGATTTATAACAAGATTAAAATTGACCTATAGATAAGAGAGctgatgaagattttttttggtagaagaagtaaagaaaagaaaaaatcaagaGCCTAATTAAGAAATTCTCTCTTTGTGTAGTCTCACTTGTTTATGTCTTTTGGGACTTTTGAAggttttctcttttaagttttgtATTCTTCGTGTAGTCTCAAACTCTTCCctttaacaaagaaaaacatttttgtttgaagTATCTTAATTTGAGACAAAgacattattttcatttgagattatttgtctttgtctttcaccttgtttatttatagaaaatacCATTTACAGTCAAGTCAACGTAGAGTCAATGAAAACTTTGTAGGCAAtagtttgaaatttaattaaaaaataattaaaatttttaattcagtCTAAATCAACTTAGGATTACTCTGAATTTCACTCGTTTATAAAAAGGAATTAAATCTTTAAATAGGATTTTGGACttgaataattcaaattaaacctaAATATAGTAGCATTGTTTATTGACGCAATTGTTGACTTCGACAACATCTCTACTATTTGATTATTGATGGGACATTATCAACTCACATACCTCATACGTGGTACCTATTTATATCTTGACCATGACCCTTAAAACAATTGCGTCATGTGTTGCGTCcaattttactgtttatatatattattttaatatattataaatataaaaaagaaaggttatttttgtaattttgcatGTTTACATGACAAAATCTGCAGTTTCCTAGTTGCTGAAAACAAAGAGGGGAAACACACAGACGGAGCGGAACGGGAAACTAAAGAAAGATGGATTTTGCGTTTTGCTTGACGGCGATTGACGGCGGGACCGCGTTTTTCTTCAGGAATTGGATccgtttcttttttttttaaccctaatattcctctttttttagtaagttaattaattattatctattaattaattaaccagttaaaatatacttttattaaTGTGTTCTGTTACACTATTAAAATctttagattttgtttttaacttgaaaaacCTTACTTTGTATGCGTGAATAAAACTAAGCGTATTCAGTTTTGACAAATCAGTTAgattaatagataatatattattatataattaagtaattataaattaagggtaaaataacaTTGAATTACTTGATAACATAAATCCAACTCAATATTCAAAATTGGGTGCACAAAACATTGTTTCAATGTAAttgagccaaaaaaaaaaaaaaacttctgaCGCACTCTCATATTCttcttcaaccaaaaatatcatttaaaaaataaaaaactataattaattgtAACACCCTtctacaaataataaaattatttgcatATACAATAAGTTTCAAATTTGGTATCAAACATGACGTGTTActatatgatttaatgattttaaattaaaaatacaaataatattgcTCCTTTGAAAATCTCATCTTAACAAAGCATAAATGAGTTCGATGTGTATGTGCactcaaatcaaactttcaaaacattttttaggttataattaataacaaaaaaatgaagaatgCTATATTCAAAGGTGATAATATCATtgattaaattacattttcccatccaaggtttaccATTAACATACTTTTTAATTCTTTGACGACATACATAACATTTtcttgcccaaaaaaaaaaaaattaaactatgtaaacaaaatgaattatgaacactaaattaacaaaaatctaaagaagtcatttaaaatataaaatttacattaaaatcaTTTTCCTCTAAAATGAGCTGATAATCTTATTTTTGATGATTCATATTTGATACTAATATACCTTCCACAGACATTTTTAGTCTTGATCTATCAATCTCTAGCTCATTGCCTCTATGGTATCGTTGTTTCCATCTCATCTAATGTTGTCTTCATCAACAGTGATGGTAAAATTATAGTTGAATGGTGGCTAAGGTTTCAGGTGTATAAATGCaatatttcaaacttaataaaagttaaatcatGTGTTTAGAACAGATGGggctaataataatatagtcattttaacatttttttttcaaaatttatagatgataaaattattattttgacctTACAcagttaatttattattaagaagattgattttaaatgaaaaaaatgttatttatactaCAAAGGAGTGGAAAAATGTTTTCAagccaaactttgggtgggaacatgTAATTTACCCCACTCCCCCCTTCCACCACCCCAAATCATTTAACTACAAGCATGGCATGAATAAACCGAAGCATATTGATGCGTTGACAAACATTGTGTATTTTGTGGTTTGGGCATAATGTCTCGCGCGTGAACAACTCTTTCATGCTTTCAAATTTCAGAACCCGAGGGGCTTAAAAGCCTTCAGCCTTCTGACCCTTTCCTCATTACAAAACCTTCTGTAGGGAGGAGCCTCAATTAATTGCATTAAATACTGATACGTAAAACTACTTCTTTTATCTACTATTTTGTCACCTGCCAACCAGTTTCGCCATTGTTGAAAAGCTTAAGCTCAAACTCCTAGTAGTAGCCATGTCTGTAagtttcttctctctttctttgcaTGTAAAACTCACTAAAAGAGCCATTCTGGAAATGGGATTTTAACAATGCATGTCATTTTCAGATGGTGGAGGTCAGAGTTCCAAACCTGGACTGCGAAGGCTGTGCTTCCTAGATAAAGAAAGCCCTCTTCAAGCTCAAAGGTATGGCTTAAAATCTTGTCTTGTTTCTTTAAGCAGAAAAATGGGTTCATCCAAGCGGAGATTGAGCCTTAACTTTGTTTTTAGTGCCAATAAAGGCCTAAATGTAGGGCTGGACCTGAACAAAACTAGCTTGGACTTGAAAAAcggtttaattcaaattcaagctaaatttgAGTAAGAAGGTTTAGttcatttttaaaaccaaactaaactcaagttaCAGAAAGTTCAGTTTGATCTGGATCATAAGTCCAGTAAATGACTCAAATTGGTTCAAAATTGACTCATGTTTCGATTTTAATTATCTGaagtaattgttaaaataatattgttttgtcattattagataaaacaatGTCCTTTTATcaaaagcaatattatgtgtacatattttttgtacataatttagatacacagaGGACTTGTCttcatgtaattagatgttacttcatctttaattcaaaatcatttaattacatgatgacacattatcgatatatacaaattgtgcaccaaaagtatgtacacataattttttcatttggaaatgagttacaaattcaaagaatgaATCCAACTGCAAATCCAAGCCTTTGATTCGAACCATAAACTCAAATGAAACTCGAATCACTCTTAATTTTGGTTTgacaaactcaaaccaaatttcattcaaattttttttcattcgaACCATATTTGAGCCAAGGGTGTTCAGGCTCGGCTCGATTTGTATCCACCCCTGCCTGGATGGACCTTAAGATTCATGGATTCAATTTTGggttgtgatatttttttccAGGAGTTGAAGAAGTGGAGATAGAAATGGAGATGCAAAAGATTACGGTAAGAGGGTTTGGAGTGTAGGAAAGGAAGGTGTTGAAAGCAGCAGAGCCATGGCCATTTTCAGGATACTTttatgggaaattttaaaaactaggcaaaattaaaggggtctaagcgaaattgcccaaaaaattcaggtttaagcaaaaatgcccatgttttgtgaaatgacgaaactgcccccatatataaacacagcaaattttcactgtgcaattcaaagaaaattcgaattttttccacatcccacggccatcccacggcgaacgtcatttccgccaattttcttgctttccggtaaccgaaaatggaaattaatgttatcacatctcccgtaatcttgtttggatcaagttataaCTCATATTATTgcgatttgattgagaattttgggtttgaaattttagggtttacggtttgaataatgcttaaaatgtttcaatttttggttgtttttgttgaattgattgagggtttttatattatacaatatgtagatttgatttatgtgaaaatcggaggtcgaaacgaccaaaaattggccgaaattggctgccAAATGGAACGGCagctgccgtgggaacggaatttcccacggcaggacgaattctcccacggcagTTGAATGAACAATGGGTTGTGGGGGTgtaaactggcttttttaaaacattggggtgtcggggaaatcattatcccacgtcgggtttttttgtaatttcgcaggttgtcgtgggaaaagcaAAATTACGAACCTGCCCCCCTTTATATACAAAGcaaaatttcccacggcagctcTGATTTTACTGTGCATTCCACGAAAAATCGCAAAAATTTTCctcctcccacgtcaatcccacggcaacgtcatttccgtcgattttggagcttcccggcaaccgaaaatggcaaagaaggttagtatatctcccgtaatcttgtttggatcaatttattgctgatataattgagatttgattgagaattttgggtttgaaattctagggtttacgctttgaatattgcttgaaatgtttggatttttggttgtttttgttgaattgattgaggggttttatgttatagaatgtgtggatttgatttatgcaaaaatcggaggtcaaaacgaccaaaaattggccgaaattggctgaaATGTtgatcggcagtctgccgtgggaacggaatttcccacggcagaaCGTGATTTCCCACGGCAGCGCCTGTTTCCTATTAGTTGGGGggtaaattgggttttttaaaatcttggagAGCTGGATGAGATTCATTACAAGAAATGGGGTTTTATGGAAATTTTGGATGTAACATTGGaccttttaattaaagaattttcatttggggttaaattgagatttttctcatccaCGGTTTCTGATCgggtagttttcgaattttatatccgttttttctgttttaggtttttctatatgtatttttcaaatttcaaattcgagttttcaaattttgctgttttttgacacaacttatgATGTAACGACGtcatttcagtttcgtttttctgaattcgaatttcagttccgtttttttggatttcaccattttaggttatatcgattcgtattttcacgatttccgaatgaATTTATGagtattgtcactttaaggtattttaacgtatggaattcgaattgcaactccgttttttcgaatttcaccaatTCGAAATATATCGAGTCGTATTTTCATGagctccgaacgatttttcacttatcgtcactttaaggaatttcaacgtttagaattcgaatttcagttccgttttttcgatattcaccattttatgatatatcgattcgtattttcacgattttcgaatgatttttcgagtatcgtcactttaaagtatttcaacgtatagaattcgaatttcagttccgttttttcagatttcaccattttaggttatatcgattcgtattttcacgatttctgaataattttctgagtatcgtcactttaaggtatttcaacgtatcgaattcgaattgcaattccattttttcgaatttcacaatttcaggatatatcgaatcgtcttttcatgatctccgaacgatttttcaattatcgtcactttaaggtattttaacgtttagaattcgaatttcagtttcgttttttcgaaattcaccattttaggatatatcgattcgtattttcacgatttccgaatgaATTTCTGagtattgtcactttaaggtattttaacgtatggaattcgaattgcaactccgttttttcgaatttcaccaatTCGAAATATATCGAGTCGTATTTTCATGagctccgaacgatttttcacttatcgtcactttaaggaatttcaacgtttagaattcgaatttcagttccgttttttcgatattcaccattttatgatatatcgattcgtattttcacgattttcgaatgatttttcgagtatcgtcactttaaagtatttcaacgtatagaattcgaatttcagttccgttttttcagatttcaccattttaggttatatcgattcgtattttcacgatttctgaataattttctgagtatcgtcactttaaggtatttcaacgtatcgaatttGAATtgcaattccattttttcgaatttcacaatttcaggatatatcgaatcgtcttttcatgatctccgaacgatttttcaattatcgtcactttaaggtattttaacgtttagaattcgaatttcagtttcgttttttcgaaattcaccattttaggatatatcgattcgtattttcacgatttccgaatgattttctgagtatcgtcactttaaggtattttaacgtatggaattcgaattgcaactccgttttttcgaatttcaccaatTCGAAATATATCgagtcgtattttcatgatctccgaacgatttttcacttatcgtcactttaaggaatttcaacgtttagaattcgaatttcagttccgttttttcgatattcaccattttaggatatatcgattcttattttcacgattttcgaatgattttttgagtatcgtcactttaaagtatttcaacgtatagaattcgaatttaagttccgttttttcagatttcaccattttaggttatatcgattcgtattttcacgatctctgaacgaattttttattatcgtcactttaaggtacttcaacgtatagaatttgaatttcacatccgtttttcaaatttgaccattttaggatatatcgattcgtattttcaaaactttcaaacaattttctgattatcgtcacttcaaggtatttcaacctataaagtatgaatttcagtttcgttttttctattttccgtCATTTAAGGATaactttttcgattgttaacattccacagaagttgaacgtatagaactcgaatttctgttcttatttgttaagttttgtcgtttcctttttaattatttgatatttctcatctttatatgtttttttcactaatacatttgtttacaaatttatttttgtgaatatctaaaaaattttacgtgattgttacaggatatttctcgcaaaagaagacggattGAGAGCGAGTTGCGCATtcccgatgagtccagacactttcgggcagatgcgatatctcgtgcacagcgtACGGCATTATCCcggatttcttctacattgacccctcaGCAGCTGCGACCATTTGAGAGGACGTGTTTCGGGtccttccttcgtttacccgaaaccaaattctgcgggatattggttcatgcatttttactccgacagttacatccaccctttgccagagacgagttttggtttagggttagcggggttgatgtgaggtttagtCCATTcgagtttgcgttggtgacagggctttcgtctacctctatgcgtcgacgattagcgacgcagttgtactttcattgtatcgagtagctcacggatgtatatttatcgttattcctatgtgtagatgtatatatttactgtatgtttatatgtatatgatatactttatttgtgattatatatggatgtgtatcgtatttgagttcattttttacttgatcttgtcatgaaaaaacaataaaaacgtataattactcaaatatttacacaattgaaacaattagagaaaataaagtaatactgaaataaagtaacactaaatttattacatcaaatgacaatacaattacacatttgaaacataataaaaatacatcggttacataaacctgaagtacaacaatgaagaatcatataaaaaataaaatttagtagcagcatgtcaagatctcgttcctttgccttttgtttgtgaacgctggggggcagagctcgggaccggtgctggggatttacattgggttcgtgtatgccccggttcatgacaacgactacaaatcctctgtgtaacaatttctccttgtgatggacgtcgatttctattggctggacgacctggacgacgactatcgaggacggggggcaatataactctgtcttccggtgagtgtaaccaatcacattgatttccaagaggattgattggTTCCTGGTATATTGcacgaacgaatccctactaattgatgttaacaaaaaaaatgaaagtgagagtaagtgtttgagtgatatgagaagagtgtggaaataaaatgagtgaggagggtttatatagatgaggggaagggtatttttgacattttagaaaaagtaatgaaatatataaataaatatgaaaatgcctttacaatgtaaaatatccaaaaacccctcatatttatcctaaattacatttaacccccaatacttgtcaaatattgcatttaacccccatattacgacataaaaactatacttaacaaataaaatgaagttttaggataagattgacataaatacctttttttgatgaatagtatt includes:
- the LOC123225648 gene encoding uncharacterized protein LOC123225648, with amino-acid sequence MAKKDISRKRRRIESELRIPDESRHFRADAISRAQRTALSRISSTLTPQQLRPFERTCFGSFLRLPETKFCGILVHAFLLRQLHPPFARDEFWFRVSGVDVSHYYDTHGTSNAAHSFFHTPTVYSVVVASDETVASLFSDDNPHACTIM